The following are from one region of the Dreissena polymorpha isolate Duluth1 chromosome 2, UMN_Dpol_1.0, whole genome shotgun sequence genome:
- the LOC127869408 gene encoding uncharacterized protein LOC127869408: MSSHKRASIYPSKGQCQNLTLLLGEARSGSDRHHLSHNTMPFKCLLQSAGSVAPIMSLLTIFQLASGLAGVLPGLVERAVPLASGCVLLQLKSAQALATLLSRVTFYLGKVAVRALSPSNMRTVHGYIAGIPESQDLMELQTSLSFKPAISISDILITNLERVEPYRPAPPGFPRLVKISFLASIPVPNKILVKDTSITLDIRPCPVTPARCFNCQGFGHIASRGKCSNTTSCCRCAGATCQRRCTNKFRLCANCGCQHSASYQGCPSYKKAIHIATYANFYGVTWSEAESRLLAPDTVSHSVGALNTIITTGSASSPKHAPGSISPQAGRTCTKVEGLVGKSTPPQPINRESPPKVTFVEPVTKHTPDLCTTPPVSPIQGDPPTQRRPPVATRGSSPSTTLIDSASDTTCSGPTLSDDSMFDITGRDSLVSVHSSILENLSISGVCEIEEEPRVSVPPNRPRMVDSQTSPMSSPTDNTSRRNSFTGDSFIKIKDPPATGPTYRKIYLSELAGSGC, from the coding sequence ATGTCGTCCCACAAAAGAGCATCCATCTACCCATCTAAGGGGCAGTGTCAAAACCTGACCCTTTTACTAGGGGAGGCACGTTCAGGGTCGGATAGGCATCACCTATCTCATAACACCATGCCCTTTAAGTGCCTCCTCCAGTCAGCTGGAAGTGTAGCCCCCATCATGTCCCTTCTCACCATTTTTCAATTGGCCTCAGGTTTGGCGGGGGTACTCCCCGGACTAGTTGAGCGGGCGGTGCCCCTGGCGTCTGGCTGCGTGCTATTGCAGCTCAAGTCCGCTCAAGCGCTTGCCACCCTCCTTTCTAGGGTTACTTTCTATCTTGGCAAAGTCGCGGTCCGGGCCTTATCCCCGTCGAACATGAGGACGGTTCATGGTTATATAGCAGGGATCCCGGAAAGCCAGGACTTGATGGAACTTCAGACATCTCTTTCTTTTAAACCTGCGATCTCTATCTCTGATATCCTCATCACTAATTTGGAAAGGGTTGAGCCTTATCGCCCTGCCCCACCTGGCTTTCCGAGACTGGTCAAAATCTCTTTCTTAGCGTCCATACCAGTCCCAAATAAAATCTTAGTCAAGGACACCAGTATCACCCTTGACATTCGTCCCTGCCCTGTCACACCTGCCCGTTGCTTCAATTGCCAGGGCTTTGGTCATATAGCCAGCAGGGGTAAATGCTCTAATACCACCTCTTGCTGCCGCTGCGCCGGCGCTACTTGCCAAAGAAGGTGCACAAACAAATTTCGTTTGTGCGCCAACTGTGGCTGCCAGCACTCCGCATCCTACCAGGGGTGCCCCTCCTATAAGAAGGCTATCCATATAGCCACCTATGCCAATTTTTATGGGGTCACCTGGTCCGAGGCGGAGAGCAGGCTACTTGCACCTGACACTGTGAGCCACAGCGTGGGCGCCCTAAACACCATCATCACAACCGGTTCCGCTTCTTCACCTAAACATGCTCCCGGTTCTATCTCGCCCCAAGCCGGGAGGACATGCACCAAAGTTGAGGGGCTAGTGGGTAAGAGTACCCCCCCTCAACCTATAAATAGGGAATCCCCCCCCAAGGTTACCTTTGTGGAACCGGTAACCAAACACACACCCGATTTATGCACCACCCCCCCTGTATCGCCTATCCAGGGGGATCCACCCACTCAGAGACGCCCTcctgtggctaccagggggtcCTCCCCGTCCACCACGTTGATCGACAGTGCTAGTGATACCACCTGTAGTGGTCCTACACTGTCGGATGACTCTATGTTTGATATCACGGGGAGAGACTCTCTGGTGTCAGTGCACTCCAGTATATTGGAGAACCTTTCTATCTCTGGTGTCTGTGAAATAGAGGAGGAACCCCGAGTTAGTGTCCCCCCTAACCGTCCCAGAATGGTCGACTCCCAGACATCCCCAATGAGCTCTCCCACCGACAACACCAGCAGACGTAACTCGTTTACTGGGGactcatttattaaaatcaaggatccgccagcaacaggtcccacatataggaaaatatatctcAGTGAACTGGCGGGATCTGGTTGCTGA